Sequence from the Microbacterium sp. AZCO genome:
GCGAGTTCGAGACGCTCCGCGAGACCTACGGCGACCTCTCGACGCTCGGGACGCCCGACTACCTCTACGGCCTCAAGCCGGGCGAGGAGCACGTCGCCGAGATCGACCCCGGCGTGCAGCTGTACGTGGGCCTCGAGGCGATCGGCGAGGCCGATGCCAAGGGCGTCCGGACCGTCATGACCACCCTGAACGGACAGCTCCGCCCCGTCTACGTGCGCGACCGCAGCATCAAGGTCGAGACGCGCCAGGCCGAGAAGGCCGACACGTCGAAGCCCGGTCAGGTCGCCGCACCGTTCTCCGGCGCCGTGACGGTCAAGGTCGATGTCGGGGCGAAGGTCGCGGCCAGTCAGCCCGTCGCCTCGATCGAGGCCATGAAGATGGAGGCCGCGATCACCGCTCCCGTCGACGGAGTGATTGAACGGGTGGCCATCGTGGGTACCCAGCAGGTGGAGGCTGGCGACCTTTTGGTCGTCATCCGCCCCTCCCAGTAGCCTGGGAGAGTGGGGCCGACACCCGATCACCCCACTGGAGACCATGCAGTGACGCCCGATCGCAACGACCAGAACCCTGACGAAGAGACCGAGAACGGTGTGCTCGCCGAGACCGGAGGCCTCGATACGACGGCCCTCGGCATCATCAGCGGCGGCACCCAGCAGGTGAGCGTCGCCCTCCCGTCCGCCTCCGACGACGAGGAGCTCGACGACGACGACGTCGTGGGCGACGAGGTCGAGGTCGAGGCCATCGACGTCGACTTCGTCCCGCGGCTCGAGCGCCCCGCCTACGAGGCGGCGTGGCTCGGGCAGGCGGTGGAGCAGCCCGCCGAGCCGCAGGAGCCCGTCGAGCCGGAGGAGCTGGTCGAGCCGGCGGAGCCGGTCGAGGAGGCCGTACTCGAGCCCGAGCCGACCGAGCACGAGTATGCCGCCGAGGCCGAGCACGAGTATGCCGCCGAGGCTGAGCACGAGTATGTCGCCGAGGCCGAGGCCGAGGCCGCGGCCGAGCTCGAGGCGGAGCCGATTCTCGAGCCGGAGCCTGAAGCCGAGCCCGTGTACGAGGCCGAGCCCGTGTACGAGGCCGAGCCGGTGCACGAGGCCGAGCTCGTCGCGGACACGGTGCCGCTCGACGAGTCGGACGACGACCATGAGCTCGCGCAGCACGACCAGGACGAAGAGGCTCAGGATGCCGCGACCGCCGTGCACGCACACGCCGCGACCGCGCCTGCCATGGAGTTCGTCGCCGGCACCCCCGACCGGGAACCCGGCTCCGCCGTCGCCGCCGACATCGAGGAGGATGACTTCCTCGACGCCGACATCGCGGACGACGACGACCTCGACCTCGCCCTCGCTTTCGAGGACACTGATGAGATCGCCGAGTCGGGAGGACCGACATATTCGACCGTGGAGGCCGACATCGTGACCGAGCAGCAGAAGCCGGGCGCTCAGAGCGCCGACGCCGAGCCCGCCGCACGGGCGGGTGCGGCATCCACTCCCACGGGGCCCTTCCCGACGGGAGCCAACCCCGCGACGCGTCGCGAGGCCAACACCGGGAGCATCGACAAGGTCGAGCGCGCCCACGCCATGGAGCGCGTGCAGACGCGCTCCGATGTCGCTCTCACGTCGAAGCGTCTCGGCGAGTTCGAGTCGGGCCGCGAGTCCGCCGACCTCCTCACCGCCGACCGCCTCCTCGACCCGCACCAGATCGTGCGACCGGAGCCCGAAGGCGCGTGGCAGCACTTCGTGTACTCGATCACGGGCCACCGGGTGAACCTCGGCGACGGCAAGCGCGCGCGGGCCCGCAAGGAGCTCAGCCGCCGCATCTCCGCGCCGCTCGGTCAGGGTGCGCGCTTCGTGCCGGTCCTCTCGCGCAAGGGCGGCGTCGGCAAGACGACGATCACGACCCTCCTCGGCATGGCGCTCGCGGACGCCCGCGACGACCGCATCATCGCGATGGACGCCAACCCGGATCGCGGCACGCTCGCCGACCGCATCGCGAACCAGAACGGCAAGACGGTCCGTGACCTCGCGCGCGCCCGCGGCGAGATCGCCGGCTACGCGGGGATCTCCTCGATCGTCGCGCGCGACGACACGCGCCTCGACGTGCTCTCCTCCGACGCCGACCCCCGCGTGTCCGAGGCGTTCAGCGACAAGGACTACCACGACGTCGCGGCGATCGCGGCCCACTACTATTCGATCGTCCTCACCGACACGGGCACGGGCATCGTGCACTCGGTCATGCAGGCGACGCTCGAGCTCGCCGACCAGCTCGTCGTCGTGTCGGGTCTGAGCGTCGAAGAGGCGCGACTGGCGTCCGAGACCCTCACGTGGCTGGAGACGAACGGCTACTCCGAGCAGGTGCGCGGAGCCGTCGTCGTGCTGAACAACGCGCGCCCGGGCACGCCCCTGGTCCGCCTCGATGAGCTCGAGACGCACTTCAGCACGCGGGTGCGATCGGTCGTGCGCATGCCGTACGACCCGCTCATCGCGGCGGGCAGTGCCATCACGTTCCGCGATCTGCGGCCCGAGACGCGCCTCGCCGCGCGCGAGCTCGCCGCCGACGTCGTCGAGGGCCTGCGCACGCTGGCTTCGGCCGCGTGACGGTCCGTCCCATCCGCCTCTTCGGCGACCCCGTGCTGCGCGCCCCGAGCGCGCCCATCGGGACGATCGACGACGGCGTGCGCGCGCTCGTGCAGGATCTCCTCGACACCGTCGAGCTGCCTGGACGCGCCGGCGTCGCCGCGCCGCAGATCGGCGTCGGCCTGCGGGCGTTCAGCTACAACATCGACGGCGACATCGGGTACATCCTCAATCCCGAGATCGTGGAGCTCTCCGGCGATCCCGAGCCCACGGGGGAGGGATGCCTCTCCGTCCCCGGTCTGTGGCACGACGCGCTGCGCCACCCGCACGCGAAGGTGCGCGGCATCGACCTCGACGGCAACGAGATCGAGCTGGAGGGCGACGGTCTGCTCGCGCAGGCGCTGCAGCACGAGACCGACCACCTCGACGGCATGCTGTATATCCAGCGGCTCTCGCCCGACGACCGCAAGGTCGCGATGCGCGAGATCCGCGAGTCGGACTGGTTCTAGCCCGTCCCGCCCCCGTCACGCCGGTCGGCCTTAGGCTGAAGGCGAGAGGACCCCGCGCGATGCCCGGGGTCCTCTCGCCTTCGTCGGGGCGTCAGCCCCCGAGCGACACGTTCGTCGTCGAGACCGGCACGTTGTAGAGCCCGTCGACGTCGGCGGCGAAGTCCTGCAGGATGACGTTCCGCTTGATGCTCATCTTCGGCGTCAGGTGCCCGCTCGCCTCGGTCCACTCGGTCGGCAGAATCGTGAACTTCCGGATCGACTCGGCCCGCGACACGAACTTGTTCGCGTTGTCGATCGCGCGCTGCACCTCGGCACGCACGGCGCTGTTCGCGGCGGCCTCCTGGAGCGACATGTCTGCCGGAAGGTCGTTGTTGGCGAGCCAGGTCGGAAGCATCTCCGGGTCGAGCGTCACGAGCGCCGACACGAACGGCTTCTGGTCGCCGACGACGACGACCTGCCCGACGATCGGGTTGGCGCGGATCGGGTCTTCGAGCGCGGCCGGAGAGACGTTCTTGCCACCCGCCGTGACGATGATCTCCTTCTTGCGGCCCGTGATCTTGAGGAAGCCCTCGTCGTCGAACGTGCCGATGTCGCCCGTCTTGAACCAGTCGCCCTCGAACGCGGCGGCGGTCGCCTCCGGGTTGCGCCAGTACTCCTTGAAGACGTTGATGCCCCGCACCTCGATCTCGCCGTCATCGGCGAGACGGATGCCGACGCCCGGCAGCGCGGGGCCGACGGTGCCGATCTTCGATTTCGTCGCGAGGTTGACCGTCGCAGGAGCGGTGGTCTCGGTGAGGCCGTAGCCCTCGAGGATCACGACGCCGAGGCTGTGGAAGAAGTGGCCGAGGCGCGAGCCCAGGGGAGCGGAGCCGGAGACGGCGTAGACGACGCGGCCGCCCATCGCCTCGCGCAGCTTGCTGTAGACGAGACGGTCGAAGACGGCGAACTTGATCTTCGTCCAGACGCCGACCTTCCTGCCCTCCTCGAGCGCCTTGGAGTGCTCGATCGCGGTCTGCGCGGCAGCGCGGAAGATCTTGCCCTTGCCGCCGGCCTCGGCCTTCTGCTCGGCGGAGTTGTAGACCTTCTCGAACACGCGCGGCACGGCGAGCAGGAACGTCGGCTTGAACGACCCGAGCGCCGGCAGGAGCTGCTTCGTGTCGGGCTGGTGGCCGGTCTTGACGCCGGAGTGCACGGCCAGGATCGAGATGAAGCGGGCGAACACGTGCGCCGTCGTGATGAAGAGGAGGGTCGACGCTCCGGGCATCTCCACGACGTCCGACAGCGCCTTGGCGGCGTTGCGGCTCAGCTCGACGAAGTTGCCGTGCGTCAGGACGCAGCCCTTGGGGCGGCCGGTCGAGCCCGACGTGTAGATGAGGGTCGCGATGTCGGCGGAGTTCGCGATGGTGCGACGCCGTTCGATCTCGGCATCCGGGATCTCCTTGCCCTGCTCGACGAGCGTTGCAAGATCGCCGCCGTGCATCGTCCAGGTGGAGCGGATGAGGGGCAGATCGGCGCGGACCTCGTCGATGCGCGCCGTGTGCTCGGGCGACTCGGTGATGCACGCGATGGCGCCGGAGTCCGACAGGTTCCACTGGATCTGCGCGGCGGAGCTGGTCTCGTAGATCGGCACCATGACAGCGCCGGCGTAGAAGAGGGCGAAGTCGACGAGCGTCCACTCATATGTCGTGCGGGCGATGAAGCCCACCTTGTCGCCCGGCTCGATGCCGTTGGCCACGAAGCCTTTGGCGAGGGCGATGACCTGCCGCTGGAACTCGGCGGCCGAGATGTCGCGCCATCCCTCGCCCTCCGGCACGGCGAACAGCGCGAGCTGCGGGGTGCGCTTGACGCGCTCCACGAGCAGATCGGTGATGTTCGCCTGCGCATCGGCAGGGACGATCGCGGGGACTTCGAACTGGACCACGGCAACTCCTTCGGTACCGGCATGAATCTGTCGGGTGAGCCTTCTCGGAGTCTAACCGCTGCCCCTGGCGACTACCGGGCGCCGGCGCATGCCTGTGGGCGGATGAGCGACACGTCTCGCGGATAGACTTCTCAGCGCCGTCGCGCGCGCGGGGAGTGATCCCATCGGGGATGACACGCGCATGCGCGGGCGAGCAGAAAGAGGAGGGCGCGGTGCTCAAGGTCGGAATCGACATCGGCGGGACGAAGATCGCGGGAGGTGTCGTCGACGAGGAGGGCCGCATCGTCGAGCAGCTCCGCGTGGAGACCCCCACCGACACCGACGCACTCGAAGATGCCGTCGTCGACATGGTCCGCCACCTCGCGGACTCGTACGAGGTCGAGGCCGTCGGCGTGGCCGCGGCGGGCTTCGTCGACCGCGACCGCGCCGTGCTCATCCACGCGCCGAACATCGCGTGGCGCAACTATCCCCTCAAGGCCAACCTCGAGGGCCGGCTCTCGATGCCGGTGACGATCGAGAACGATGCCAACGCCGCGGGCTGGGCCGAGTATCGCTTCGGCGGAGGCGCCCATGTCGGCGACATGGTCATGCTGACCCTCGGCACGGGCGTCGGCGGCGCCGTGATCCTCGGCGGAGAGCTGTACCGCGGCGGCCACGGCATCGGGGCCGAGCTCGGTCACATGCGTTTCACCCGCGACGGCCGCCCGTGCGGCTGCGGACAGAACGGATGCCTCGAGCAGTACGCGTCGGGCCGCGCCCTGCAGCGCGAGGCCAACGAGATCGCCGACGCGGAGGGCATCGGCGAGGCCCTCGCGGCCGTCCGCGCCGAGAAGGGCTCGATCTCGGGGCCGGCCGTGTCGCGGCTCGTGCTCGCGGGCGACCCCGGCGCGCTGGAGGCGCTGCGCCGCGTGGCCACGGCGCTCGGCGAGGCGTGCGGCGGCTTCCAGGCCGTGCTCGACCCGTCGCTGTTCGTCATCGGCGGCGGTGTCGCGGAGCTGGGTGAGACGCTGCTGGAGCCTGTCCGCCTGGCGTACGAGACGTCGCTGCCCGGGTACGGCGACCGGCCGGTGGCGGAGTTCGCGATCGCCCGTCTCGGAAACGACGCGGGCATCATCGGCGCTGCCGACCTCGCCGGCGCCGCGTAGAAGACTGAGCTCGAGGAGGCGCCCAGCTTGTTCTACTGGCTGATGAAGTACATCGTGATCGGTCCGATCACGAAGGCGATCTGGCGCCCCTGGATCGTCGGACGCCGCAACGTCCCCGCCGACGGCGCCGCGATCCTCGCGAGCAACCACCTGTCGTTCGTCGACTCGATCTTCCTGCCGCTGATGATCGACCGGCCCGTGGCCTTCCTCGCCAAGAGCGACTACTTCACGGGTCGCGGCATCAAGGGCTGGGCCACCCGGATGTTCTTCAAGATGACGGGGCAGATCCCGATCGACCGCTCCGGCGGCAAGGCATCCGAGGCATCCCTCAACACGGGCCTGCAGGTGCTGGGCCGCGGCGATCTGCTGGGCATCTACCCGGAGGGCACGCGCAGCCCCGACGGCAAGCTCTACCGCGGGCGCACGGGTCTCGCGCGCATGGCGCTCGAGGCGCACGTGCCGGTCGTGCCCGTCGTCATGGTCGACACCGACACGATGATGCCGATCGGAACGCGCCTCCCGCGGATCGTGCGGGTCGGCATCGTCATCGGCGAGCCGCTCGACTTCTCCCGCTTCGAGGGGATGGAGGGCGACCGGTACATCCTGCGCTCGGTCACCGACGAGATCATGGTGGCGCTGCAGCGCCTCGGCGAGCAGGAGTACGAGGACGTCTACGCCTCGACCGTGAAGGACCGCCTCAAGGGCCCGCGAGCCCCGCGTAGCACGAAGCCGGTCGTGCAGGCCGCGCCGATAGACTGAGCGGATGCTTCAGCAGCTCGACGCTCTCGACCACTGGCGGACCCTGCCCATCAAGCAGCAGCCGCAGTGGCACGACCGGGAAGCGGTGGAGGCCGTGTCGGCCGAGCTCGCGACGCTCCCGCCCCTCGTCTTCGCCGGCGAGGTCGACAACCTTCGCGACCGCCTCGCCCGCGCCGCCTCCGGGCGGGCCTTCCTCCTGCAGGGCGGCGACTGCGCCGAGACCTTCGCGGGTGCGACGGCCGAGCAGATCCGCAACCGCATCAAGACCGTGCTGCAGATGGCGGTCGTCCTCACGTACGGCGCCTCGATGCCCGTCGTCAAGATGGGCCGCATGGCGGGGCAGTTCGCGAAGCCTCGTTCGAGCGACACCGAGACGCGCGGCGACGTCACGCTCCCTGCATACCGCGGCGACATCGTCAACGGCTACGACTTCACCGAGATCTCGCGCCAGGCCGACCCCGGCCGGCTGCTGAAGGGCTACCACACGGCGGCGTCGACGATCAATCTGATCCGCGCCTTCACGCAGGGCGGCTTCGCCGACCTCCGCGAGGTGCACTCGTGGAACAAGGGCTTCGCGCAGAACCCCGCGAACCAGCAGTACGAGCGCCTCGCGACCGAGATCGACCGCGCCATCAAGTTCATGGAGGCGGCGGGCGCCGACTTCGACGAGCTCAAGCGCGTCGAGTTCTACACGGGCCACGAGGGCCTCCTCATGGACTACGAGCGCCCCATGACGCGCATCGACTCCCGCACGGGCACGCCGTACAACACGTCGGCGCACTTCCTGTGGATCGGCGAGCGCACGCGCGACCTCGACGGGGCACACGTCGACTACTTCTCGAAGATCCGCAACCCCATCGGCGTGAAGCTCGGACCCACGACGTCTCCCGAGACGGCGCTCGAGCTCATCGACAAGCTCGACCCCGAGCGCGAGCCCGGCCGCCTGACGTTCATCACGCGCATGGGCGCGGGGAAGATCCGCGATGCCCTGCCCCCGCTGCTGCAGGCGGTCAAGGACTCGGGTTCAACCCCGCTGTGGGTCACCGACCCCATGCACGGCAACGGCATCACGACGCCGACGGGCTACAAGACGCGTCGCTTCGACGACGTCGTCGACGAGGTGCGCGGCTTCTTCGAGGCGCACCGCGCCGTCGGCACGTTCCCGGGCGGCATCCACGTCGAGCTCACGGGAGACGACGTGACGGAGTGCCTGGGCGGCTCGGAGCAGATCGACGAGGCGACGCTCGCGACGCGCTACGAGAGCCTGTGCGACCCGCGCCTCAACCACATGCAGTCGCTCGAGCTGGCGTTCCTCGTCGCCGAGGAGCTCGAGAAGCTCTGACCCGCCGGTCGCGCAGCCCTCGTCAGAGGGCGGCGGCGATGCGCACCGAGATCTCGGTGCCCTTGACCTTCTTCGTGTCCGGCGCGGGGGTCTGCGACTCGACCTTGGTGAAGGGGTCGGGGAAGTCGTCCCACCGCTTGTCGTATTCGAAGGTGAAGCCGGCGTCGGTCGCGGCCTTGCGAGCCTCCGCGAGGGTCATGCCGACGAGATCGGGGATCGGGTAGAGCGGCGGCCCCGACGACACGACGAGCGTGACGGCGTCGTTCGGCTGCCAGCTCCCGCCGCCGTCCTTGTCGGCGATGCGGATGACCGACCCTTCCTTGACCGAGTCGCTCGTCTCCTCGGTCTGACCGGCGATCTGCAGCCCGACCGCATTGAGGGCGGCCGTCGCGTCGCCGACGCTCTTGCCGCCGACGTCGGGAACCGGTCCGACCGAGACCGACAGCACCGCGGAGTCGCCCTCGTGCACGGTGCAGCCGCCGCCGCAGTCGAAGGCCGCCTCGCCCGAGCGCGGCGTGACCGTCGCGCCGATCGTGGTCTTGTCGGGCTGGTCGGTGAAGTACTTCTGGTCGTCGCCGACGCTCACCCGCGCGCCCTCGAGGGCGGCGCGCGCCTGGTCGGACGGCAGCCCGGTGAGTGCCGAGATGGCGTGGTCCTGTGGCCCCTTCGACACGAGCACCGCCACCGCGGACGCCTTGTCGACGCGTGCGCCGGCGCCCGGGTCGGAGCCGACGGTCGTGCCGGCGGGTATGTCGAAGTCGAAGACGTCCTGCTGGGTCGCCGTCAGCCCCTCCTCGGCGAGCGCAGCCTGGGCCTGCTCGAACGTCAGGTTCGCGACGTCGGGAACAGCGACCTGCGACCCGGGGCCCGAGCCGAACCACCAGCCGATGCCGGCCGCGAGCGCCGCGAGCACGACGACGAGCGCGAAGAGCCATCCGCCCTTCCGCGCCCGGCGCTTCGTGGCCTCGCGCAGCCGCGCGGCGTTGTCGACGTCGTCGATCGCGGCCATCGGTCCCGTGATCGCCGCCGGCAGCACCTTCGTCAGTTCGGTCTGAGCGCCGCCCTCGTCGCGGATGACGCTCGTGGGCGCCGTGCGGGCCACTTGGGGCTGGATGCCGAGCTCGCGCTCGATCTCCCGCAGGCGGTCGAGCATCTCGCGGGCATCGACCGGGCGGTCGTCGGGCGAGCGCTCGGTGGCCCAGAGCACGAGCTCGTCGAGCTGCTCGGGAACGCCGGGGTTCTTGACGCTCGGCCGCGGCACGGAGTCGGTCGCGTGCTGGAACGCGATCTGCATCGGCTGCTCGCCCTGGTACGGCTGCTCGCCCGCGAGCATCTCGTAGAGCATGATGCCGAGCGAGTAGATGTCGCTGCGCGCGTCGGCGGTCCCGCGCGTCACGAGCTCGGGTGCGAGGTACGCGATGGTGCCGAGCAGCTGCGAGCCCGTCGCGGTGTTGGCCGTCGTGGCGCGCGCGAGGCCGAAGTCGCCGATCTTGATGCGGCCGTCCTCGGCGAGCAGGACGTTCTCGGGCTTGACGTCACGGTGGACGATGCCGCCCCGGTGCGCGGCGGCGAGGCCGGAGAGGACGGCATCCATCACCGTGATGGTCTGGGCGAGCGTCAGGCGCTTCTGCTCGCGCAGCAGCTCGCGGAGGGTGATCCCGGGCAGGTACTCCATGACGAGGTACGCCATGTCGCCGTCCTGGCCCTGGTCGAAGACGTTGACGACATGCGGGTCGGCCAGCCGCGCGGCGGCGCGGGCCTCCTGGATGAACCGGCTCTGGAAGACGGTGTCGTCGCTCAGGTGGCTGTGCATGACCTTGATCGCGACGCGCCGCTCGAGGCGCAGATCGGTCGCCACGTACACGGTCGCCATGCCGCCGCGCGCGATGCGCGCGCGAACCCGGTATCGGCCGTCGACGAGACGTCCGATCAGCGGGTCGGCCTGCTGACTCGTGCTCACGCTGAAAGTCTAGGGACGGATGCCTGAGAGCCAGGGGAGCGCCTCACCCGGCGCCGCCCGCCATCACCCGTAGGTGGCGAGCCACGTGGTGGCCGCGTTCTCCCACCGCGCGTAGCGATCGGGGTAGGCCGAGATCTGCACCGCCTGAGCCGCCTGCGTGAACGTGAGGCTCTGCCAGCCGGGGATGTCGAGCAGGCCGCGCGTGACCGGGCCGTTGGCGTCGTTCACGCCGAGGTAGAACGCGCGCGTCGCGTACGAGGCATCCATCACCTGCGCCTCCGTGCCCCAGCCGGCGCTCGGCCGCTGCTGGAAGAGGCCCAGGGAATCGCGGTCGCCCCAATCGAGGTTGCGCAGCCACGACTCCTGCATCGCGGCGCCGAGGGCGATGGCGATCCCGCGATCGGGAACGCCGAGCTCGCGACCGATGCGGATGATGAGCTGCGCGTTGCCGATCTGCTCGCCGCTGAGCGCCGGCACCGGCTCCTGAGCCGGGGGAGCGGCCGGCGCGGGCGCCGTGGCCGCCGCGGGGACGATGCCGGGGATCGCGAGCTTCTGACCGGGATAGATGATCGACGACCAGCCGAGCTTGTTCGCGGCGAAGAGGGCCTGGACCGTCACGCCGTTGCGTTTCGCGATGGAGCTGAGGGTGTCGCCCTTCTGCACCGTGTAGACACCGGATGCCGCGACCGGCGCCGAGGGAGCAGCCGGCGCCGCCGGAGCGGCGGGGGCGGCAGCGCCGCCGGCACCCGGGATCGACACCTTCTGCCCGGGGTAGATGATCGACGACCAGCTGAGGTTGTTCGCGGCGAAGAGGGCCTGGACGGTGACGCCGTTGCGCTTCGCGATGGAGCTGAGCGTGTCGCCCTTCTGCACCGTGTACGTCCCGCCGGCGGCCACGGGGGCGGCGGGCGCCGCCTGAGCCGCGGGCGCCGTGCCCTTCAGCCGCAGCACCTGGCCGGGCGTGATGATCGACGACGACGTGAGGCCGTTGATCGCGAGGACGTCGGCGGTGCGCAGCCCGTAGCGCACGGAGATGCCGAAGACGGTGTCGCCGAGCTGCACGGTGTAGGTGTCGGGCACGTCGACCGCCGTCGGCCGTGGGGCCGCGGTCACGGCTCCGAGCCGCAGCTGTGGCACGACGGCGGGCCGCGCGTCGCGCTGGGGCTCTGCGGCGCTCGCCGCGATGGGAGCGCTCAACAGGAGCGCGATGGAACCGGCGACCGCCGGAATGGCGGCGGTCGCAGCCGGAACACGGATGCCGGAGTGTCGCACGAGTTTCCCCCCTCTGTGACCCCCACACCGTGTCACGGAAGTGAATCAGTGTCAACAGATGATAAGGATGTGACCTCTGTTACTGCTGTGGCTCAACGGCGACGTACACGGGCCGCACGGGGATGAGATAGTGAAGACGTGACCGCTGACCGCGCGCCGCGCATCGACACCGACTGGCTGACCCTTCCCGAGCTCGTGGAGGTGCTGGGCGAACCGCTCGGGCGCGTCCGACGCCTCTTCGACGAGCAGCAGCTCATCGGATCACGACGCGACGGCGCGCTCAAGGTCCCGTCCGTGTTCATCGTGGACGGTCGCCCGCTCAGCTCGCTGCGCGGCACCGTCTTCGTCCTCCACGACGCGGGGTTCAGCGACGACGAGGCGATCGACTGGCTCCTGTCCGACGAGGACTCCATCGGCATGGCGCCGATCGAGGCCCTCCTCGCCGGTCGCAAGAGCGAAGTGCGCCGCGTCGCGCAGGCGCTGGCGTAGAGCCGCGGCTCAGGTCGTCCGCACGGTCGCCGCGCGTGCGAGCTCGAGCAGCTCGTCCACGGCGGCCTCGCCGAGGCGCGCACTGCTGAGCGCCTCCTCGGCCTCTCGCGAGTAGTCGGCGATGAGCGACTCGACGCGATCGAGGGCGCCGGTGTCGATGATAGTCGCCTGCAGCGCGGCGATCTGGTCGTCGTCGAGCGTCGGGTCGCCGACGAGCGCATCCACCTCGCGGCGGGCGGGCACGTCGAGGCCCTCGCGCGCGTACGCGATCAGCACGGTGCGCTTGCCCTCGCGCAGGTCGTCGCCCGAGGGCTTCCCCGTCTGCGCCTCGTCGCCGAAGACGCCGAGCACGTCGTCGCGCAGCTGGAAGGCCATGCCGAGCGGATGCCCGAACGCGGCGAGGG
This genomic interval carries:
- a CDS encoding AMP-dependent synthetase/ligase — its product is MVQFEVPAIVPADAQANITDLLVERVKRTPQLALFAVPEGEGWRDISAAEFQRQVIALAKGFVANGIEPGDKVGFIARTTYEWTLVDFALFYAGAVMVPIYETSSAAQIQWNLSDSGAIACITESPEHTARIDEVRADLPLIRSTWTMHGGDLATLVEQGKEIPDAEIERRRTIANSADIATLIYTSGSTGRPKGCVLTHGNFVELSRNAAKALSDVVEMPGASTLLFITTAHVFARFISILAVHSGVKTGHQPDTKQLLPALGSFKPTFLLAVPRVFEKVYNSAEQKAEAGGKGKIFRAAAQTAIEHSKALEEGRKVGVWTKIKFAVFDRLVYSKLREAMGGRVVYAVSGSAPLGSRLGHFFHSLGVVILEGYGLTETTAPATVNLATKSKIGTVGPALPGVGIRLADDGEIEVRGINVFKEYWRNPEATAAAFEGDWFKTGDIGTFDDEGFLKITGRKKEIIVTAGGKNVSPAALEDPIRANPIVGQVVVVGDQKPFVSALVTLDPEMLPTWLANNDLPADMSLQEAAANSAVRAEVQRAIDNANKFVSRAESIRKFTILPTEWTEASGHLTPKMSIKRNVILQDFAADVDGLYNVPVSTTNVSLGG
- the pknB gene encoding Stk1 family PASTA domain-containing Ser/Thr kinase produces the protein MSTSQQADPLIGRLVDGRYRVRARIARGGMATVYVATDLRLERRVAIKVMHSHLSDDTVFQSRFIQEARAAARLADPHVVNVFDQGQDGDMAYLVMEYLPGITLRELLREQKRLTLAQTITVMDAVLSGLAAAHRGGIVHRDVKPENVLLAEDGRIKIGDFGLARATTANTATGSQLLGTIAYLAPELVTRGTADARSDIYSLGIMLYEMLAGEQPYQGEQPMQIAFQHATDSVPRPSVKNPGVPEQLDELVLWATERSPDDRPVDAREMLDRLREIERELGIQPQVARTAPTSVIRDEGGAQTELTKVLPAAITGPMAAIDDVDNAARLREATKRRARKGGWLFALVVVLAALAAGIGWWFGSGPGSQVAVPDVANLTFEQAQAALAEEGLTATQQDVFDFDIPAGTTVGSDPGAGARVDKASAVAVLVSKGPQDHAISALTGLPSDQARAALEGARVSVGDDQKYFTDQPDKTTIGATVTPRSGEAAFDCGGGCTVHEGDSAVLSVSVGPVPDVGGKSVGDATAALNAVGLQIAGQTEETSDSVKEGSVIRIADKDGGGSWQPNDAVTLVVSSGPPLYPIPDLVGMTLAEARKAATDAGFTFEYDKRWDDFPDPFTKVESQTPAPDTKKVKGTEISVRIAAAL
- the def gene encoding peptide deformylase gives rise to the protein MTVRPIRLFGDPVLRAPSAPIGTIDDGVRALVQDLLDTVELPGRAGVAAPQIGVGLRAFSYNIDGDIGYILNPEIVELSGDPEPTGEGCLSVPGLWHDALRHPHAKVRGIDLDGNEIELEGDGLLAQALQHETDHLDGMLYIQRLSPDDRKVAMREIRESDWF
- a CDS encoding MinD/ParA family protein, translated to MTPDRNDQNPDEETENGVLAETGGLDTTALGIISGGTQQVSVALPSASDDEELDDDDVVGDEVEVEAIDVDFVPRLERPAYEAAWLGQAVEQPAEPQEPVEPEELVEPAEPVEEAVLEPEPTEHEYAAEAEHEYAAEAEHEYVAEAEAEAAAELEAEPILEPEPEAEPVYEAEPVYEAEPVHEAELVADTVPLDESDDDHELAQHDQDEEAQDAATAVHAHAATAPAMEFVAGTPDREPGSAVAADIEEDDFLDADIADDDDLDLALAFEDTDEIAESGGPTYSTVEADIVTEQQKPGAQSADAEPAARAGAASTPTGPFPTGANPATRREANTGSIDKVERAHAMERVQTRSDVALTSKRLGEFESGRESADLLTADRLLDPHQIVRPEPEGAWQHFVYSITGHRVNLGDGKRARARKELSRRISAPLGQGARFVPVLSRKGGVGKTTITTLLGMALADARDDRIIAMDANPDRGTLADRIANQNGKTVRDLARARGEIAGYAGISSIVARDDTRLDVLSSDADPRVSEAFSDKDYHDVAAIAAHYYSIVLTDTGTGIVHSVMQATLELADQLVVVSGLSVEEARLASETLTWLETNGYSEQVRGAVVVLNNARPGTPLVRLDELETHFSTRVRSVVRMPYDPLIAAGSAITFRDLRPETRLAARELAADVVEGLRTLASAA
- a CDS encoding 3-deoxy-7-phosphoheptulonate synthase class II, translating into MLQQLDALDHWRTLPIKQQPQWHDREAVEAVSAELATLPPLVFAGEVDNLRDRLARAASGRAFLLQGGDCAETFAGATAEQIRNRIKTVLQMAVVLTYGASMPVVKMGRMAGQFAKPRSSDTETRGDVTLPAYRGDIVNGYDFTEISRQADPGRLLKGYHTAASTINLIRAFTQGGFADLREVHSWNKGFAQNPANQQYERLATEIDRAIKFMEAAGADFDELKRVEFYTGHEGLLMDYERPMTRIDSRTGTPYNTSAHFLWIGERTRDLDGAHVDYFSKIRNPIGVKLGPTTSPETALELIDKLDPEREPGRLTFITRMGAGKIRDALPPLLQAVKDSGSTPLWVTDPMHGNGITTPTGYKTRRFDDVVDEVRGFFEAHRAVGTFPGGIHVELTGDDVTECLGGSEQIDEATLATRYESLCDPRLNHMQSLELAFLVAEELEKL
- a CDS encoding ROK family glucokinase, with the protein product MLKVGIDIGGTKIAGGVVDEEGRIVEQLRVETPTDTDALEDAVVDMVRHLADSYEVEAVGVAAAGFVDRDRAVLIHAPNIAWRNYPLKANLEGRLSMPVTIENDANAAGWAEYRFGGGAHVGDMVMLTLGTGVGGAVILGGELYRGGHGIGAELGHMRFTRDGRPCGCGQNGCLEQYASGRALQREANEIADAEGIGEALAAVRAEKGSISGPAVSRLVLAGDPGALEALRRVATALGEACGGFQAVLDPSLFVIGGGVAELGETLLEPVRLAYETSLPGYGDRPVAEFAIARLGNDAGIIGAADLAGAA
- a CDS encoding lysophospholipid acyltransferase family protein, giving the protein MFYWLMKYIVIGPITKAIWRPWIVGRRNVPADGAAILASNHLSFVDSIFLPLMIDRPVAFLAKSDYFTGRGIKGWATRMFFKMTGQIPIDRSGGKASEASLNTGLQVLGRGDLLGIYPEGTRSPDGKLYRGRTGLARMALEAHVPVVPVVMVDTDTMMPIGTRLPRIVRVGIVIGEPLDFSRFEGMEGDRYILRSVTDEIMVALQRLGEQEYEDVYASTVKDRLKGPRAPRSTKPVVQAAPID